A genome region from Populus alba chromosome 5, ASM523922v2, whole genome shotgun sequence includes the following:
- the LOC118061696 gene encoding probable inactive patatin-like protein 9: MDLSKATLEIFSKLEQKWLSHCEATKKTRVLSIDGGGTTGIVAAAALIHLEDQIRFKTGDPQARIADFFDIIAGTGIGALLATMLAAADGSGRPLFTARDAVAFVADKNSDLFKAKHGGFLLRRRRFSGKSMDKVLKEALKRDDGASLTLKDTCKPLLVPCFDLKSSAPFVFSRADATESPSFNFELWKVCRATSATPSLFKPFDLTSVDGKTSCSAIDGGLVMNNPTAAAVTHVLHNKRDFPTVNGVEDLLVMSLGNGSGSLTGRKLHHNGECSTSSVVDIVLDGVSETVDQMLGNAFCWNRNDYVRIQANGLASVEEEVLKERGVETLPFGGKRLLTETNAGRIESFVQRLVASGKSSLPPSPCKNSAVSPLASSR; the protein is encoded by the exons ATGGACCTTAGTAAGGCAACGCTAGAGATCTTCTCCAAACTGGAGCAGAAATGGCTCTCGCACTGTGAAGCCACCAAGAAAACGCGAGTGCTAAGCATTGATGGTGGAGGCACAACTGGCATTGTGGCCGCTGCTGCTCTCATCCACCTTGAGGACCAGATCCGCTTCAAAACTGGCGATCCTCAAGCTCGGATCGCCGATTTCTTTGACATCATTGCTGGCACTGGAATCGGAGCTCTCCTCGCCACCATGCTCGCCGCCGCCGATGGTTCTGGCCGTCCGCTCTTCACTGCCAGAGACGCCGTCGCATTTGTTGCCGACAAAAACTCCGACCTCTTCAAAGCGAAGCACGGTGGCTTCCTCCTCCGCCGCAGGAGGTTCTCTGGTAAGAGCATGGACAAAGTATTGAAAGAAGCGTTGAAGAGGGATGATGGAGCTAGTTTGACCTTGAAGGACACGTGTAAGCCTCTCCTTGTTCCTTGCTTTGACCTAAAGAGCTCtgctccttttgttttctcccGAGCAGACGCGACCGAATCACCAAGTTTTAACTTCGAGCTCTGGAAAGTCTGCCGTGCCACGTCAGCGACTCCAAGCCTCTTCAAGCCGTTTGACTTAACGTCAGTTGATGGCAAAACCTCGTGCTCCGCAATTGACGGAGGTCTCGTGATGAACAATCCAACAGCAGCGGCAGTTACACACGTGCTCCACAACAAGCGTGATTTCCCCACCGTTAACGGCGTAGAGGATCTGTTGGTTATGTCATTAGGAAACGGAAGTGGATCGCTGACTGGAAGGAAGCTCCATCATAACGGCGAGTGCTCGACGTCGTCTGTTGTTGACATTGTGCTAGACGGAGTCTCAGAGACTGTTGACCAAATGCTGGGTAACGCATTCTGTTGGAACCGCAATGATTACGTCAGAATTCAG GCAAACGGATTAGCGAGCGTGGAGGAGGAGGTGCTAAAGGAGAGAGGAGTGGAAACGTTACCGTTTGGTGGGAAGCGGTTATTGACGGAGACCAACGCCGGAAGAATAGAGAGCTTTGTGCAACGACTTGTTGCTTCAGGGAAGAGTAGTTTGCCCCCTAGTCCTTGCAAGAACTCCGCCGTTAGTCCTCTTGCCAGCAGTCGCTAA